AAACCAAAGAGATGCCGCTGTCTATTCCGCACGAGCGCTTGACCGCCTGGTCCGCCCAAAAACGCTGACCGCTATTCCGTGCTTACTCGAACCTTTGACCAACCATACGCCCCCACCTCACGTGCCCGCTCTCTCCCTGACAGCCGGACCCACCTCTGCTGGACCCCACATGTCATTGGCCTACTGTTGCGGCGGAACCGAAAACTCGCGGATAGCTTCCTATATAAACCCCCACGGCTTCTGACGCCAAGCAACGAAACATATATCGTCGGTTAATTCGTCACCATATACAGAACCAAGAAGAGTCGTCGTCTTGCAGCTGCGCTAGAGCTTAGCAACCAATTAGACACGGGGATTCAAATTATacatggcggcggccatggagctCCACGGCGAGAGGCGGAGCGAGAGCGCGGGGGTGAAGGTGAAGTTCATCGAGACGCAGTTCGTGAGCTCCGACGCCGCCAGCTTCAAGTCCGTCGTGCAGCGGCTCACAGGCAAGCACTCgcagatgccgccgccgccctcggtCCACAGGCCTCGTCCGAGGTCGTCGTCCGGTAGCatcggcgccggggaagaacGGCGGCGCCCTAGCAACCAGCTGAACGTGGCGGCGCCCCCCAAGCAAGTTCCTGCAGCCGTTTTCGAGCCGGCGCGCATGGAGATGGAAGAGCAGCTGCACGGGCTCTGCGACTTCGCCGACCTGTTCTACGCCACTCCTGGCGTGcggcgggaaggcggcggcatcATTAATGGCTTCCCTTACTGAGATGGCCTGATTGTACTAGTACTGATTACCTTCTCTCTTTTGGGGGGCGGTTGATCCGGGCGGGCAACAAGTGCTTTTGATCGAGGCGGAACTGCCATTGCAGCACTTGGGGTCTTGGACTACTGCCTGCAGGCTTACACGTAATTAGTTGTGCGCGTTCCTCAGTTCCAGAAATTGTGTTGAAGTATGTGGTGATGAAAGTCAAATCAATGAAGATGGTTCGAGGAGGCTTTGTGGCCTGCTGTTTGGCAGAGGGCGCCTAAATTTTCCTAGTCTCTGCAATTTGCTTGGAACCGTGAACCTCATTGTGATTTCTCCAAGTTTTCCAGGATTTTTCCAT
This is a stretch of genomic DNA from Brachypodium distachyon strain Bd21 chromosome 1, Brachypodium_distachyon_v3.0, whole genome shotgun sequence. It encodes these proteins:
- the LOC104581546 gene encoding uncharacterized protein LOC104581546; amino-acid sequence: MAAAMELHGERRSESAGVKVKFIETQFVSSDAASFKSVVQRLTGKHSQMPPPPSVHRPRPRSSSGSIGAGEERRRPSNQLNVAAPPKQVPAAVFEPARMEMEEQLHGLCDFADLFYATPGVRREGGGIINGFPY